A genomic stretch from Natronogracilivirga saccharolytica includes:
- a CDS encoding S41 family peptidase codes for MNRKQDNLSMTFKQFVTPPLVSAIILTLLYLSGVDRVAAIDKDHETNLRKYTEVQRKIIENHVEETSIDELFKNSMKGFVRNIADTTMDISGTPLDTTFTDVEIGSIRESFSKFENAYMYLMNNSGEDEDMVALVEHSIREMFRPLDPHSVYIKPETSESIQEEFSGKFEGIGIQFQVIDDTITVISAISNGPSDQLGIQSGDRIVKIDGDSAIGFSEQDVVSSLRGPKGSKVTVGIQRPGNNQLLDFEITRDEIPLYTLDSSYMLDDETGYIRINRFAATTHEEFTEAMKDLRNQDMERLILDLRGNPGGYLEQAVRMTNDFFPRGTKLVATESRHARFTSEYRARYDGPYRDIPLIVLVNEGSASGSEIVSGAVQDHDRGLVVGRRTFGKGLVQQQYELADKSNIRITISRYLTPSGREIQKPFKDGREKYLYEIYSRDDSASGDVDQFVENVPDSLRYKTASGREVYGGGGVVPDHIVDVDRSNELFVLMRRNNVGSTFVRNYIDRQGDQFRSDWKDRFGEFRSDFKWSENQRDDFVRQLSDNGLVLADTVTTAHFDDNKLYLNDSLLEEQLEIPLGWMKADLARQVWGNEYFYPVINDEVDMTVNIALTLWPEVQKLQVMRDESESSGDMLDNIIPRRN; via the coding sequence ATGAACCGCAAGCAAGATAACCTGAGCATGACATTCAAACAGTTTGTAACCCCACCTCTGGTCTCTGCAATCATCCTGACACTGCTTTATCTGAGTGGTGTGGACCGTGTTGCCGCCATTGACAAAGACCATGAAACCAATCTCAGAAAATACACTGAGGTTCAGCGTAAAATCATCGAAAATCACGTCGAGGAAACCAGCATTGACGAACTGTTCAAAAACAGTATGAAAGGCTTCGTCAGAAATATCGCTGACACCACGATGGATATTTCGGGAACACCGCTGGACACTACCTTTACGGATGTTGAAATCGGTTCAATCAGGGAATCATTCTCGAAATTCGAAAACGCCTACATGTACCTCATGAACAATTCGGGTGAGGATGAAGACATGGTAGCGCTGGTTGAGCATTCCATCCGTGAAATGTTCCGTCCTCTTGATCCGCATTCGGTCTACATCAAGCCTGAAACCAGCGAAAGTATTCAGGAGGAGTTTTCCGGAAAATTCGAAGGCATAGGAATTCAGTTTCAGGTTATCGATGATACCATCACGGTTATTTCTGCGATTTCCAACGGACCCAGTGATCAGCTGGGCATTCAATCCGGTGACCGTATCGTAAAAATCGACGGCGATTCGGCTATCGGTTTCAGCGAACAGGATGTTGTCAGCAGCCTTCGCGGTCCCAAAGGATCGAAAGTAACCGTCGGCATTCAGCGTCCCGGCAACAATCAGCTGCTGGATTTTGAGATTACACGCGATGAGATTCCGTTGTATACACTCGACAGTTCATATATGCTGGATGATGAAACCGGTTATATCAGGATCAACCGATTTGCAGCCACGACACATGAGGAATTCACCGAGGCTATGAAGGACCTCCGGAATCAGGATATGGAGCGGCTCATCCTTGATCTGAGGGGCAATCCCGGCGGCTATCTGGAGCAGGCTGTAAGAATGACCAACGATTTCTTCCCGAGAGGAACCAAACTCGTTGCAACGGAGAGCAGACACGCCCGCTTCACCTCTGAATACAGAGCACGCTATGACGGTCCCTACCGTGATATCCCGCTTATTGTTCTTGTGAATGAAGGTTCCGCATCCGGAAGCGAAATTGTGAGCGGTGCTGTGCAGGATCATGACCGCGGACTTGTCGTTGGCCGGAGGACATTCGGCAAAGGCCTGGTTCAGCAGCAGTATGAGCTTGCCGACAAGAGCAACATCCGGATCACCATTTCCCGTTATCTCACACCTAGCGGACGTGAAATTCAAAAACCGTTCAAGGACGGACGCGAAAAATATCTCTATGAAATTTACTCCCGTGATGACAGCGCAAGTGGTGATGTGGATCAGTTCGTGGAGAATGTCCCCGACTCACTAAGATATAAAACTGCTTCCGGCAGAGAAGTTTACGGCGGCGGCGGCGTTGTGCCGGATCATATTGTTGATGTCGACCGGTCCAATGAGCTTTTTGTACTTATGAGACGCAACAATGTCGGATCAACGTTTGTGCGCAACTATATAGACCGACAGGGCGATCAGTTCCGTTCCGACTGGAAAGACCGCTTCGGGGAATTCCGGAGTGATTTCAAATGGAGTGAAAATCAGCGTGACGACTTTGTCAGGCAGCTTTCCGACAATGGTCTCGTACTCGCTGACACAGTAACCACCGCACACTTTGATGACAACAAGCTTTACCTGAATGATTCGCTCCTTGAGGAACAGCTGGAAATTCCGCTTGGCTGGATGAAAGCCGACCTGGCACGTCAGGTCTGGGGCAACGAGTATTTCTATCCCGTAATCAATGATGAGGTGGATATGACGGTTAATATCGCATTAACGTTGTGGCCGGAAGTTCAGAAACTGCAGGTGATGCGCGATGAAAGCGAATCTTCGGGTGATATGCTTGACAATATCATTCCCCGCAGAAATTGA
- a CDS encoding RsmE family RNA methyltransferase: protein MDEHFLFYIPPEDIREERMWFPEEEVRHIGKVLRKQAGDFVQATDGTGRLLDVELIVVDKKKAAGEIVQSREISAGPERVLAMGLIRQRDRLEFAVEKAVELGVTRLVLVHSDHSGTMTVKPARIEKTIISAMKQSRRCHLPVWEERDSFYDVLSAYRDNRTVIMADPEGVTSRDWHPGRNPALLMVGPEGGFSGKEKDQAIASAAQFVNLGSNRLRTETAACALLTLAGV from the coding sequence ATGGATGAGCATTTTTTGTTTTACATACCTCCGGAGGATATCCGGGAAGAGAGGATGTGGTTTCCGGAGGAGGAAGTCAGGCACATCGGAAAAGTACTCCGCAAACAGGCCGGAGATTTTGTCCAGGCCACGGATGGCACCGGCAGACTGCTGGATGTGGAGCTGATAGTCGTGGACAAAAAGAAGGCCGCGGGTGAAATTGTGCAATCCCGGGAGATATCGGCCGGACCGGAACGGGTTCTTGCAATGGGACTGATAAGACAGCGCGACAGGCTGGAGTTTGCTGTCGAAAAGGCGGTAGAGCTGGGGGTCACCCGGCTGGTGCTGGTCCATTCTGATCATTCCGGAACGATGACCGTCAAGCCAGCCCGCATAGAAAAAACCATCATTTCTGCCATGAAGCAAAGCAGGAGATGCCATCTGCCGGTATGGGAGGAGCGTGATAGTTTTTATGACGTGCTTTCTGCATACCGGGATAACCGGACCGTGATCATGGCTGATCCGGAGGGCGTGACTTCGCGGGATTGGCACCCGGGCAGGAATCCCGCCTTGCTGATGGTCGGTCCGGAAGGAGGGTTCTCCGGGAAAGAGAAGGATCAGGCTATTGCTTCGGCAGCACAGTTTGTAAACCTCGGCAGCAACAGACTGCGAACAGAAACGGCAGCCTGTGCTTTATTGACGCTTGCCGGAGTTTAA
- a CDS encoding 2'-deoxycytidine 5'-triphosphate deaminase, whose translation MSNNDRKDTGQPGSRSASRDRLVIRTRGILPIQQLKKLREFGVLKSDPRYPIHDDQFQPNSMDLRLGEKAYRVRCSFLPENETVVSKMRRLSQHTIDLKKGAVLEQNCTYLIPLLEELHLPVNSQPDGPIITEEPLTAKANPKSSTGRLDIFTRLITDYSHRFEEIAQGYSGRLYLEVVPKSFPVRVQTGQRLNQLRIRHGQALLSDQDILHTHLQNPILFDENGSALPVDDLNVRDGLFMRVSLQGPEGAIVGYKAKKHRDLIDLQKTDHYEVREFWDPIYAQKDDYLILEPEAFYIFASKERCRIPRHLAAEMVPYDTGSGELRTHYAGFFDSGFGGSIEDGGARAVLEVRSHDVPFLVEDGQTFFRMVFEPNTLLPDYVYGEDLKSNYQGQALKLGKHFRDQSAVSR comes from the coding sequence ATGAGTAATAATGACCGAAAGGATACCGGACAACCCGGCAGCAGATCCGCCTCCCGCGACAGGCTGGTCATCCGGACCCGCGGCATCCTTCCCATTCAGCAGCTGAAGAAATTGCGTGAATTCGGTGTGCTGAAATCTGATCCGCGCTATCCGATTCACGATGATCAGTTTCAGCCCAATTCCATGGATCTGCGTCTCGGGGAGAAAGCGTACCGCGTGCGCTGCAGTTTTCTTCCGGAGAATGAAACCGTGGTCAGCAAGATGCGCCGCCTCTCGCAGCACACCATCGATTTGAAAAAAGGAGCTGTACTCGAACAGAACTGCACCTATCTGATTCCGCTGCTTGAAGAGCTGCACCTGCCGGTGAACTCGCAACCCGACGGCCCGATCATCACTGAAGAACCGCTCACTGCCAAAGCCAATCCGAAGAGCAGCACAGGGAGACTGGATATTTTCACCCGGCTGATCACCGACTATTCTCACCGGTTCGAGGAAATCGCCCAGGGTTACAGCGGTCGTCTCTACCTGGAGGTGGTGCCGAAGTCGTTTCCGGTCCGTGTGCAGACCGGCCAGCGTCTCAATCAGCTGCGTATCCGTCACGGGCAGGCTCTGCTCAGCGACCAGGATATCCTTCATACGCACCTGCAGAATCCCATCCTGTTTGATGAGAACGGAAGTGCGCTGCCTGTTGACGACCTCAATGTGAGGGACGGACTGTTCATGCGGGTGAGCCTTCAGGGACCGGAAGGGGCGATTGTCGGGTACAAGGCAAAAAAGCACCGTGATCTGATCGATCTGCAGAAGACAGACCATTATGAAGTGAGGGAGTTCTGGGATCCCATCTATGCGCAAAAAGATGACTATCTGATTCTGGAGCCGGAGGCCTTCTACATATTCGCATCGAAAGAGCGTTGCCGCATTCCGAGACACCTTGCTGCCGAGATGGTTCCCTATGACACCGGATCGGGAGAGCTGCGCACGCATTATGCCGGTTTTTTTGACAGCGGATTTGGCGGATCGATCGAGGACGGCGGGGCCAGGGCGGTTCTTGAAGTCCGTTCCCATGACGTGCCGTTTCTGGTGGAAGACGGACAGACGTTTTTCCGGATGGTTTTCGAACCGAACACCCTGCTGCCGGATTATGTTTATGGTGAGGACCTTAAGAGTAATTATCAGGGTCAGGCACTTAAACTTGGAAAACATTTCAGGGATCAGTCAGCGGTCAGCAGATAA
- a CDS encoding EVE domain-containing protein — protein sequence MARKFWLMKSEPDEFSIDDLIKAENSTVHWDGIRNYQARNFMRDEMQPGDGVLFYHSRAKPLAVVGTMNVASEPYPDPTQFDPDSKYFDPKSTKENPRWMLVDVQFTARFDPPVTREQIKETAGLEDMMLIKKGSRLSIQPVTEQEWNIVHELAGRDPI from the coding sequence ATGGCAAGAAAGTTCTGGCTGATGAAGTCTGAACCTGATGAGTTCAGCATAGATGATCTGATAAAAGCTGAAAACAGTACCGTTCACTGGGACGGAATCCGCAACTATCAGGCCCGGAATTTCATGAGGGATGAGATGCAGCCGGGCGATGGTGTACTTTTCTATCACTCAAGGGCAAAGCCGCTGGCTGTGGTCGGCACAATGAATGTGGCAAGTGAACCGTATCCGGACCCGACTCAATTTGACCCTGACTCAAAGTATTTTGATCCAAAAAGCACAAAAGAGAACCCGAGGTGGATGCTGGTCGATGTGCAGTTCACTGCCAGGTTTGATCCACCGGTAACCCGTGAGCAGATCAAGGAAACAGCCGGACTTGAGGACATGATGCTGATCAAAAAGGGCAGCCGGTTGTCGATTCAGCCGGTAACAGAGCAGGAGTGGAATATTGTTCACGAACTGGCCGGCAGAGATCCGATATGA
- the rfbB gene encoding dTDP-glucose 4,6-dehydratase has protein sequence MRLLVTGGAGFIGSNLVLHLMQQNQNITLLNIDKLTYASDLSFLEPVEDHPSYRFEKVDLVNRDAVREIVNDFRPDGVMHLAAESHVDNSIKGPEPFVMSNVVGTFNILEECRQLWLSDPNGYADKRFLHVSTDEVYGSLGDEGTFNEETPYAPNSPYSATKAGSDFLVRSYHKTFNMNVVTTNCSNNFGPHQHDEKLIPTVIRKALNHEEIPVYGKGENVRDWLYVTDHCRAIQSVFESGRQGETYIVGGHNEWKNIDLVRLLCDLLNEEKGEGPDGDYKNLITFVTDRAGHDLRYAIDPGKIERELGWKPLMQFDEQLRETVRWYIHRNKKN, from the coding sequence ATGCGATTATTGGTAACAGGCGGAGCAGGATTTATCGGGTCAAATCTTGTTCTTCATCTGATGCAGCAAAATCAGAACATCACGCTGCTGAATATCGACAAGCTTACATATGCATCCGATCTCTCGTTTCTCGAACCGGTTGAGGATCATCCGTCCTACCGCTTCGAAAAAGTGGATCTTGTGAATCGCGATGCGGTGCGGGAGATCGTCAATGATTTCAGGCCTGACGGGGTGATGCATCTGGCCGCAGAGTCTCATGTCGACAATTCCATCAAGGGGCCCGAACCATTTGTGATGTCGAATGTCGTCGGAACCTTCAATATACTTGAAGAGTGCCGCCAGCTGTGGCTGTCCGATCCCAACGGATACGCTGACAAACGGTTTTTGCATGTCTCAACCGATGAAGTCTACGGCTCCCTCGGTGATGAGGGCACGTTTAACGAAGAGACGCCGTATGCACCCAATTCACCCTATTCCGCGACCAAAGCCGGGAGTGATTTTCTGGTGCGGTCTTACCACAAGACGTTTAACATGAATGTGGTTACCACCAACTGCTCCAATAATTTCGGTCCCCATCAGCACGATGAGAAGCTGATCCCGACCGTTATCCGAAAAGCGCTGAACCACGAGGAGATACCCGTTTACGGCAAGGGCGAAAATGTGCGGGACTGGCTGTATGTCACCGACCACTGCCGTGCTATTCAGAGTGTTTTCGAAAGCGGCAGGCAGGGTGAGACGTATATCGTTGGCGGACATAATGAATGGAAAAATATTGATCTGGTCAGGCTGCTTTGTGATTTGCTCAATGAGGAAAAAGGCGAAGGGCCGGATGGAGATTACAAAAACCTGATTACCTTTGTCACAGACAGGGCAGGACACGACCTCCGGTACGCCATCGATCCGGGCAAAATCGAAAGAGAGCTGGGCTGGAAACCCCTGATGCAGTTTGATGAGCAGCTCAGGGAAACAGTCCGGTGGTATATCCATCGTAACAAGAAAAATTGA
- the rfbC gene encoding dTDP-4-dehydrorhamnose 3,5-epimerase, translated as MEFIPTRLEEVIIIRPRVFEDKRGFFTETFRLNKYNQAGIRKPFVQDNLSGSVRNTLRGLHYQILNPQAKLVMVTSGEILDVAVDIRRNSPNFGKYVSCVLSYKNREMLYIPEGFAHGFFVLSEQATFMYKCSDYYNPAGERGVRWDDPDINIDWPDADPVLSEKDQKLPFLSDIGEQDLPE; from the coding sequence ATGGAATTCATCCCTACCCGACTGGAAGAAGTTATCATTATCCGTCCGCGGGTCTTTGAGGACAAGCGCGGTTTTTTTACCGAGACGTTCCGGCTTAACAAATACAATCAGGCCGGCATCCGGAAACCGTTCGTGCAGGACAACCTGTCCGGATCGGTAAGGAACACACTCAGGGGGCTGCATTATCAGATTCTGAATCCGCAGGCAAAGCTTGTTATGGTGACATCCGGAGAGATTCTGGACGTAGCCGTCGACATACGCCGCAACTCGCCCAATTTCGGGAAGTATGTAAGCTGTGTGCTGTCGTATAAAAACCGCGAGATGCTCTACATCCCGGAAGGGTTTGCGCACGGTTTTTTTGTGCTGTCTGAACAGGCCACGTTCATGTATAAATGCAGTGACTATTATAATCCGGCCGGGGAGCGGGGGGTCCGGTGGGATGATCCCGATATCAACATCGACTGGCCGGACGCGGATCCTGTTTTATCTGAAAAAGATCAAAAACTTCCGTTTCTTTCGGATATCGGAGAACAGGACCTGCCGGAATAG
- the rfbD gene encoding dTDP-4-dehydrorhamnose reductase, which yields MVGDLMKGRNEDLSPQQVPEPARPPQHYRRWLILGAGGQLGSEWVEWMERSGADYLGLTRKELDITDKTAVERALSDYDPDVVINCTAYTKVDQAEDEIESASSINVDAAGHLAALCAADDRMLVHYSTDYVFPGRMEDRVRHPAGYPVDFPPEPVNSYGRTKWLGEQAVRSAGGPHLILRVSWLCGKSGRNFVHTMLRLAEERDRLTVVNDQFGTPTFTAPVVHNTLVLLEQGARNTWHVTSRGETTWYHFASLIFSLAKKNVEVVPVPSSEFPTRAKRPAWSLLDTGSLSGLPGNRLLPWQQETEILLKSLKTG from the coding sequence ATGGTGGGTGATCTGATGAAAGGGCGCAATGAAGATCTGTCACCGCAGCAGGTTCCGGAGCCTGCAAGGCCTCCGCAGCACTACAGGCGGTGGCTGATTCTCGGTGCAGGCGGACAGCTGGGAAGCGAATGGGTGGAATGGATGGAGCGATCCGGGGCTGATTATCTCGGGCTTACAAGGAAGGAGCTGGATATTACCGACAAAACTGCGGTGGAACGGGCTCTGTCGGATTATGACCCCGATGTTGTTATTAACTGCACGGCATATACCAAAGTTGACCAGGCTGAAGACGAAATAGAGTCGGCCAGCAGTATCAACGTGGATGCGGCCGGACATCTGGCCGCCCTCTGCGCTGCTGATGACCGTATGCTTGTTCATTACTCTACGGATTATGTTTTTCCCGGAAGGATGGAGGACCGCGTCCGACATCCTGCGGGTTATCCGGTTGATTTTCCTCCCGAACCGGTCAATTCATACGGACGAACAAAGTGGCTGGGAGAACAGGCGGTCCGGAGTGCCGGCGGACCGCATCTTATTCTGCGTGTATCATGGCTGTGCGGAAAGTCAGGCCGCAATTTTGTCCATACCATGCTCAGACTCGCAGAAGAGCGGGACCGGCTGACCGTTGTGAATGACCAGTTTGGCACTCCCACTTTTACTGCACCTGTGGTCCACAATACGCTCGTCCTGCTCGAGCAGGGAGCAAGAAACACATGGCATGTCACATCCCGGGGGGAAACAACATGGTACCATTTTGCCAGCCTGATTTTCAGTCTTGCAAAAAAAAACGTGGAAGTAGTGCCGGTCCCGAGCTCCGAATTTCCGACCAGGGCGAAAAGACCGGCATGGTCACTCCTTGATACGGGCTCTTTGTCCGGTTTGCCGGGTAATCGTTTATTACCATGGCAGCAGGAGACCGAAATCCTTCTGAAATCTCTAAAAACCGGGTAA
- a CDS encoding sugar phosphate nucleotidyltransferase: MKGIVLAGGTGSRLYPLTKVTNKHLLPVGNKPMIYYPIEKLTGAGIEEILIVTGTEHMGDVVSLLGSGREFGCRFTYKVQDEAGGIAQALGLAENFAGGDTMTVILGDNIFEDDLSAAMAAYPGSGAGIMLKEVEDPTRYGVVELDGDRIAGIEEKPEKPKSNLCVTGVYMYDAKVFDYIRTLKPSGRGELEITDVNNHYIREGKMYYSVMKGWWTDAGTPQSLWRANELMHRTDGG; the protein is encoded by the coding sequence ATGAAAGGTATTGTACTTGCGGGCGGAACAGGTTCTCGTTTGTATCCGCTGACCAAAGTCACAAACAAGCACCTGCTGCCGGTCGGCAACAAACCCATGATCTATTATCCGATCGAGAAGCTCACCGGCGCCGGGATTGAGGAAATTCTGATTGTAACTGGAACGGAACACATGGGCGATGTCGTCAGCCTCCTGGGTTCAGGCCGTGAATTCGGATGCCGTTTTACATACAAGGTTCAGGATGAAGCCGGCGGAATTGCCCAGGCGCTCGGTCTGGCTGAAAACTTTGCTGGAGGTGACACCATGACCGTCATCCTGGGAGACAATATTTTTGAGGATGATCTTTCGGCTGCCATGGCGGCCTATCCCGGTTCCGGCGCCGGGATTATGCTCAAAGAGGTGGAGGATCCCACGCGTTACGGCGTGGTTGAACTGGACGGTGACCGGATTGCCGGGATCGAGGAAAAGCCGGAAAAGCCGAAATCCAACCTCTGCGTCACCGGAGTATACATGTACGATGCAAAGGTTTTTGACTATATCCGGACTCTTAAGCCGTCGGGCCGTGGAGAACTTGAAATCACCGACGTCAACAACCACTACATCCGGGAAGGAAAGATGTACTACAGCGTCATGAAAGGCTGGTGGACCGACGCCGGAACCCCGCAGTCACTGTGGCGCGCCAATGAATTGATGCACCGTACTGATGGTGGGTGA
- a CDS encoding class I SAM-dependent methyltransferase has protein sequence MLLIHTTGWTDILEQHRDWSPAAFALNYSGKKEWPVREIAEQLHCYPRAERKLLDLHTPGMIYLREPLEQSSGFAAATYRARRWSASSAADLTGGLGIDSAAWARAGTGVYYCEKNTELAEIAAHNHRLLGLEGKIFHMNDDAVSWLASRSGEKPGEPFCDIVYIDPSRRSRGRRVVTPDDSEPPVLQHLDLIRSAGSRYLVKLSPMMDANLAGREFEGCRTIVAVSVEGEVKELLVEGIGHHGVRKGKHQGLHQDQSEQPDDQHELSRPVPEVVLLDSRGYEKFRVTGPADKADRAAADIMPPDEWLYDPDPALHKMKLIDQVAVQFGLGRLHRDAGYLTGSHLASDFPGKVYKIEEILEFKPRKVKTRLKQQGYERVHIHQRGFPHTVDQLYRKLNLKMGDDAHLFALSDHQDRLVLLVTRPEKI, from the coding sequence ATGCTTTTAATACACACTACCGGCTGGACAGATATTCTTGAGCAGCACCGCGACTGGTCACCAGCTGCGTTTGCGCTGAACTACTCCGGGAAAAAGGAGTGGCCGGTCCGGGAGATTGCCGAACAGCTGCACTGCTATCCGCGCGCCGAACGCAAGCTGCTCGATCTGCACACTCCGGGAATGATCTATCTTCGGGAACCCCTGGAGCAGTCGTCCGGATTTGCCGCAGCAACATATCGTGCCAGGCGCTGGTCCGCATCTTCAGCAGCTGATCTGACCGGCGGACTCGGGATCGATAGCGCTGCGTGGGCACGGGCAGGTACCGGGGTGTACTATTGTGAAAAGAATACAGAACTGGCTGAAATTGCCGCTCACAATCACCGGTTGCTGGGACTTGAAGGAAAGATTTTCCACATGAATGACGATGCTGTGTCCTGGCTGGCATCCAGGTCCGGGGAAAAACCCGGGGAACCATTTTGTGATATCGTTTATATCGATCCGTCGCGTCGCAGCCGGGGCAGGCGTGTCGTTACGCCGGATGACAGCGAACCGCCTGTATTGCAGCATCTGGATCTCATCCGCTCAGCGGGAAGCAGGTATCTGGTGAAACTGTCGCCGATGATGGATGCTAACCTTGCCGGGCGTGAGTTTGAGGGATGCCGGACGATTGTTGCCGTTTCAGTCGAAGGGGAGGTCAAGGAGTTGCTTGTTGAGGGCATCGGGCATCATGGCGTCCGGAAGGGAAAGCATCAGGGCCTGCATCAGGATCAGTCTGAGCAACCGGATGATCAACATGAACTAAGCCGTCCTGTTCCGGAGGTGGTACTGCTGGACAGCCGGGGTTATGAGAAATTCCGGGTGACCGGCCCCGCAGACAAGGCCGACCGGGCTGCCGCCGATATCATGCCGCCGGATGAGTGGCTTTACGATCCCGATCCTGCACTGCATAAAATGAAACTCATCGATCAGGTTGCCGTGCAGTTCGGACTCGGCAGGCTGCATCGCGATGCCGGTTACCTGACCGGCAGTCATCTTGCGTCAGACTTTCCCGGAAAGGTGTACAAAATCGAAGAAATACTGGAATTCAAACCGCGCAAAGTCAAAACCCGGCTGAAACAACAGGGCTATGAGAGGGTGCATATTCATCAGCGTGGTTTTCCGCACACTGTTGATCAGCTCTATCGTAAACTAAATCTGAAGATGGGCGATGATGCCCACCTGTTTGCCCTGTCAGACCATCAGGACCGGCTTGTGCTGCTGGTGACCCGGCCCGAAAAAATATGA
- a CDS encoding LEA type 2 family protein, giving the protein MTTIRQWSVNMNRAGILLLVVLLTVSGCSTIRGLAGYESPDVSYKDVSVEGISLESIDLMFHFEVDNPNRVGVKLEEYIYSLAINDSDFLSGTHTEKLEVESRSKATVSLPLTLSYKDLYESVSSVVRSDSFSYALDTEVSVDIPVYGNAKIPVRVEGDLPVLRMPEVAFSRFEVHDFSFSGVDVSLYLDVSNPNPLGMTLSDLNLGATVSGTELADINVGDISFESGENAEVPVRFSFGLGDLGSTVIDMLRGNRKLEYDIRGDGDVKIDHPAFKDKTRLPFHLTGDYMIGD; this is encoded by the coding sequence TTGACGACAATACGACAATGGAGTGTGAATATGAACCGTGCGGGGATACTGTTGCTGGTGGTCTTGCTGACCGTTTCAGGCTGCAGCACCATCAGGGGATTAGCCGGATACGAGTCTCCGGATGTGTCCTACAAGGATGTGAGTGTCGAGGGCATATCCCTTGAAAGCATCGATCTGATGTTTCATTTTGAAGTTGACAATCCCAACAGGGTAGGGGTGAAGCTTGAAGAGTACATCTACTCTCTTGCCATTAATGACAGCGATTTTCTGTCAGGAACACACACGGAAAAGCTGGAGGTGGAGTCGCGTTCCAAAGCAACAGTATCGCTTCCCCTGACACTTTCCTACAAGGACCTTTATGAGTCGGTTTCATCGGTGGTGCGGTCCGACAGTTTTTCCTATGCACTGGACACGGAAGTCAGTGTGGATATCCCGGTATATGGAAATGCAAAAATCCCCGTGAGGGTGGAAGGAGATCTTCCCGTGCTCAGAATGCCGGAAGTCGCCTTTTCGCGTTTTGAAGTGCACGATTTTTCATTTTCCGGAGTAGATGTGTCACTTTATCTGGATGTGTCCAATCCGAACCCGCTTGGAATGACACTTTCAGATCTGAATCTTGGAGCAACGGTAAGCGGAACGGAACTAGCCGACATCAATGTCGGTGATATCTCCTTTGAATCCGGTGAAAATGCCGAAGTGCCTGTTCGTTTCAGCTTCGGACTTGGTGATCTGGGGAGCACGGTGATAGATATGCTCAGGGGAAACAGAAAGCTGGAGTATGACATCCGCGGAGACGGCGATGTCAAAATTGATCATCCCGCTTTTAAAGATAAAACCCGACTGCCTTTTCATCTTACCGGTGACTATATGATAGGAGACTGA
- a CDS encoding FmdB family zinc ribbon protein produces the protein MPLYEYKCKDCGKVTEFRSSMDNKAEMAGSLICEDCGSRSFSQVFGGIALTQGSSGGNDLPPDTGGGCCPGGMCNL, from the coding sequence ATGCCACTTTACGAGTACAAATGCAAAGATTGCGGAAAAGTTACAGAGTTCCGGTCATCCATGGATAACAAAGCAGAAATGGCAGGATCTCTCATATGTGAAGACTGCGGATCCCGGAGTTTCTCGCAGGTTTTTGGAGGGATAGCCCTGACTCAGGGAAGCAGCGGTGGAAATGACCTGCCGCCTGATACCGGAGGCGGATGCTGCCCCGGCGGCATGTGCAATTTGTAG